The Kogia breviceps isolate mKogBre1 chromosome 8, mKogBre1 haplotype 1, whole genome shotgun sequence DNA window GGGCCGGAGGCAAGGTGGCGGTCACCTCCTTAGCTTTCCACTTCTTATGTTTGACTTCTCCTTGTTTTGGGGAAATGTCATCATTGGTCCTTTTCTTTGATGCTTTCTCATTGCGCTGTGCCCGGATCTTCCTGTTCATCAGATATCCTGAGGGCACAGAGCCCCCTGTGGCCTTGGGGTCTGTGTTTTCTGTCCCCATCTCATCTCTCTTTGCTTTATCTGAGATCACTTTCCTGTTTTGTTGGACACTTTGGGGCTGCTTTTTGGAATCCGTCTGAGTGAGAACGAGAGCCTCTTCCTGGGCCTGTGATTTTTGTTTCAGCAACTAATGGAATCCAAGATAAAATACGCAACACGTTTTAATTTGGAAAACATGCACAAAGGATTAAGGCGgcttatgtgtgtgtatgtgtaaaggCAACCTGTTTCCACATTTACACTTAATTGCTTCACAGCTCAGGCCAACAAGCTGGTGCATGGCAGCCACTTCCTTGATCAGATTTCTTGGTTTGCTACTGCTGTGAGGGTCTCAGGAAGAGAGGGGTGTGTCCAACGAAAAGTGGCTGAAAAAGGGCTGGCAGCCGCACCCCTGCTCTCCTACATGGAGGGCTGAGgtctcccagcccagcctcctcttGTGTGCAAGTCCCGGGTGTGGCCATTCTCAACACGGTTAAGACCCTGCTACGTGGCAACCAGCTAAGTGATCAGGCGGGTTTCTACTTACCTGTTCCCATAATGTTTAAAGAACAGAAGAATGTACTTTCTTGGATAAAGTGGAGAAAACGCAAGgttttttccataataaatatCCCTCTGCTTGCTTAGTTTTGCTTTACTTTCTTGAGACAAAGAGATAAAAGTTATAGCTCAAGAAGTCAGAGAACCCGGGAGTTGCCGGAGGAAAAATTTCATCGGCCTCTGTGTCAAGACAGGAGAATGCTTTGGACTCTGCCCTAAGATGCCCGGCTGTGTTAAGCTCAGAAGCTCTTATGTTCTCGCTTTCACTCTGAGGCTTCCTCAGTAACAGATTTCAGGAACTAAGAAGAGACTTTGAAGGTCAGCAGTAGCAAAGAGCACAAACTCACGCCCCACGGTGTGAATCTGCACCCCAGTCTGCCATCTGCTAgctagctgtgcaaccttgggtcaagttccttaaattctcttcctCATCTAGAAAACAGCGATAACAACAGCAGCCAACTCCAACGGAACTGGAGAGAAATTATGAGTGAAGCACAGCAAACAGCATTTAGGAGACAGTAACCTGTAATCTGTAAGTAAGTTTGGGCCACTGATTCCGAGAAAGGCAGAAGGTACAACACGGCATTACGAGCAGGGACTTGGGCGTCTGACTCCTGCTTCTGCTGAACCGGCTGCAAACCTGGACACCTTACGTAACCTTTCCGGCccatttcctcgtctgtaaaatggaaatgattaagGACTCTATCTCAGGGTTGGTTAAATAATAACACATGTAACTCAGCCGGCAGCGTCTGCACATTTTAAGAGCTCAGTAGCCGGCGGCAGTTGTTGTCAACTCTCACCTATTAAAGGTCCAGGATGTTGCCAGAATCCTTTACATCAAGTCCCTGCTATTCACTGGCCTGCGAGCTCGCTGCCGCCCTCAACAGACCACCTCTCTGTGAACCGCTCTGTCCACAGAGTTCACGCCAATCTGCGCTCCCTTGGGCCCCACATGCCCTTCTCCGTTTTTCCATCCGCGGGGCCCCCGCGGCCTTACCTCCTCCTGCAGCGCCTTCCAGTTCTGGGAAAAGTCCTCCGGTGCCTTTGGAGGTCGCACCACGACCACGCCGGGGCCGTTTCGCGGCTTTCTGCCTGCTTCTCGGGCTTTGTTCTTCCAAaatcttttcttcctgtttttcttccGATTCGGCTTCTTGACTAGCCCGGGCTCAGGCGCGGGGTCGCCCGGGGCGCGCTCGGGGGCCAGCACCCTCGCCTTCGCCATCCCGGCACCGTCCCGGCCCCCGCGCCCATCCACGGCAGTGCCGCGGCCCCGGAGCGGAGCTCTGCCCGCCGAGCACAGGTCCCGCCGGACCACAATTCGCCGGCCGCGGGGACAGCACCGCGCGCGACCCCGGAAGCCGCCCAGAGCGGGTCTCCGCACGTGAGCGCCGATCTCAGGAAGTGCCCTTCTCTCCCCGACCGGCTGGAAACCGGGCCTTCGCCTCTGGTTCCGCGCGGCCGGGAACAGGGTGGGGTTCTTTGGCCCCCAAGGAAAAGGGCTGCCACCCCGGCGAGCGGCGTCCGCGGTCAGCGGCCCAGGATCCGGTTGAGGTAAGCCCGGGATTTCCCCGAAGGCCGGCCTGGGGCCGAGAAACGTCAGCGCCGGAAGGGAACTGGGGGGGCCGCCGTCGGTGTAACACCGACGCCCGGCCGGCGGAGGACGGGGCAGGCGGCCGCCAGGGGGCGCTGGACGGCCGGGCCTGGGAGCGGGGGGTGCAGAGGGGACGCACAGGGACCCCAGGCAGCTGTCTCCCGCCCCGGGGTCCGAGCGCGGCCCATCTTCCCTACGCGGGGAGCGGGGGGGATCTGAGGCCCAGGGACGGGAGGGAGCACCCCAGGTCGCAAAGCCTGCTTTCCCAGGGCCGTAGTTCAGCAGCATCCGATAACAAAAATAAGCATTGTAACAAGTGTCGTACTGTATTATTTTGTGTGACAACAATGATAACAAGTCACTTGCACACCATGCCTTGGCTCTGGCAATACCTGGATCAGCGACACAGGTGAGGCCTCCACTTCCCCAAAGCTTCCATCCCAGGCTCTGTACGTGCGTGGGGGCcttcagggaaatacaaatgataAATCAACAATTTTGGATAGTAGTAACTGCAATGAAGATGacaaagtgagggcttccctggtggcgcagtggttgagagtccgcctcccgatgcaggggacacgggttcgtgccccggtccgggaagatcccacatgccgcggagcggctgggcccgtgagccatggccgctgagcctgcgcgtccggagcctgtgctccgcgaagggagaggccacaacagtgagaggcccgcgtaaggcaaaaaaaaaaagatgacgaAGTGAGATACCGTGATACGGACTTGAGGAGGAGTAAGGCTACCCAACAAAATGCAGGACGCCCAGAGAAATAGGAATTTCagataaagaataatttttagtataaaaaCGTCCCATATAGTAGCTGCAATTTGGGGGGCATacttaacaccaaaaaaaaaaaaaatccattgtttacctgaaattcaagtttcactgctgtcctgatttttattttctaaatgtgaCATCTCTCCCTGGTGGGCCACTTAGATGGTGCCACgagggaggtgacatttgagctgaaacTAGAGCAGCAAAGCACTGGCGTATTTGAGGAACGGAaagcaggctggggtgggggtgggggtggctaaAGGTCTGTGAGCACCGTGGGGACGGctggggaggcaggcagagggCTGGTGCCACCGTCCTGGTTCTGTGGGCGGCCATCGGGTGCAGGCACAGAGCAGGCAATAGCTGAGAAGGAGGGAATGAGGACAGGAGAGGGGACAGGTCATGGAAAGCAGGCTGTCTGTAGGAAGCAGGTGTGATGGTGCCTCAGCCAGCCGGGAGCCACAGTCACACAGATGAGAGATGAATCCCACCCCGGCTCTGTGCTCCCAGGCACAGGACCGGTGGCTGTGCTCTGAGCCAAGGCCCAGCCCAGCGCAAGGCCGGGCCACGGCGGGAGGAGCCTGCAGGCCGCCCGGCCCCTCGGCCCCTGCCCTGGGAGGAAGCGCCCACGAGTAAACACAGCCTCATCATCCAGCCCAGCGGGTCTGTCTCATTCCACCCTGGCCAGATTGCAGTCACCACAGCGCTCTCCCTTCCTGGGAGGATGAGTGAGCTTCGCGTCCAGGGGAGATGTGTGCGGGCAATTCTCATCTCTGtacccctcctcctcctgggctGCTGGGGACTCCCCGATTTCCGGCAGGTGGGTGGATCCGAGGGCTGCGGTGCTGGGGGAGCCCCGAGAGCTGGGAATCTGGACTCCGCTGGGTGCTGAGGGCGGGTCCCTGGGGGAGAAGGGGCTGCCCGACAGCCCTTGGGCCAAGTGGGAGGAAATCCGAACTTGGGGTTCAGGGGCTGAAGTGGGCTCACTGGAGAGGGAGTTGGCCTCGGTACTGCCCACCCACCTGATGAGGGGCGGACCCGGCCGGGCCGGTGTGAGTGGCTTGCCCCCCTCCATCCTGGGCCCCTTCTCCCGCCCGCCAGCTCCTCCTCCCACACCTCCTTCCCCCTCGTCTCGCCTCACTTATCCTTTCTCTCACAGCACTTTCTtcaggctttggagccagaggAAGTGACCGCTTACTTTGGCCCTGACGCTGCCTCCTCCGAAGGTACTTGTCCTGGCATCTTCCTTGCAAGGGGAGTTTCTCAGAGCCTGCAGGGCGCATCTCACCCTTGGGTCAGGGACCTCGTCTTTTCAGTGGCTCAGCTGAGAGGATGTCAGAGCTGCTGCTGTCACCCCGTTAATTAGTTCCATTACTTCCTGCCAAGTCGATAAAAACTGGTCTGGGTGTCCTGGGCCCGGCTGGGGTTGTGACCCTGGGATTCTGCTCAATATCCCAAGGGAACGGGCACTAATTAGCTGGTCTCTTCCACCCCTGGGCCTCCCTTTGGGCTGACTGACTGCCAGGATgtaaacatttatcttttctgtgAGACACAAGGAGGGCGCTGGGTCAGGCTCCAGCCAGAGCCTTTTCCTGTCGCTCGAGGGCCGTGTCTGTGGACTTCTCCATGCTGCCAGCCCCCTTTCCGAGTAGGGCCGTTGGTGATCCAAAGGCAGGTGGGGACCAGAGGCAGGGTAGGCTAGTGGTCAGAGCGGGGGGGAATTAGGGGTGTCCCCCTCGTGCCTGCCCTCTCTGCGGTCGGGGCCAGAGGCACGCTGAGCGATGGCTGGGGTCGCGCTCTGGGCAGGGGCAGCTGTGCTGGAGGGCCGAGCAGGGGGGAGTGAGGGGCCTCCTACCTCCCGCAGCGCCCCGATGTGACGTGGCCCCGCTTACCTGCGTCCGTGAGCCCCAGCATAAGGCCGAGGACGGGCGCGGGGGGCTGCCCTGCAGGGCCCCGCGCTGCTCCCTGGCAGCCCCGGGACGGCTCTTCCGGGCCTCCTCGCCACCTCCTTCACCAGCGAGCGTGTGGTCGTTGCCTCCCTCCGGCTGCTGGgggcccccccacccctgcctgacGGGAGGCCTCGCCCTGCTGCCCCCAGGCGCAGCGTCCAGGCTCACCTTCTGCCTGGGCTGTGCGGTGAGTGGGCGCCCAGGCCGGCAGCAGGGGGAGGCTGTGCCGTGGGGACCCCAGTGGGGCAGAGGTGCCTCCGAGCCCCCGCTGCACAGCCAAACGTGAGTGCAACACCACTCAGACCGTAGCCAGACTCTGACGCCACGGGGGCCTGTTCCTCGGAGGCTCAGAAAAGCCAGCTGAGTTTcccaaggccacccagctagCAGGCGGCAGAGCTGCGTGCAAGCCCGGGGAACAGGGGACGGAAAGAGGGTGGCTTTGCAGTCAGACCTCTGAGCTCAGACTCCAGCTCTGCGCCTTAGCACAGGCGACCTTGGGCCAGGCACTCCCTGGACGTCAGTGTCGTCACTgatgggacttcccaggtggtccagtggttaggacttggcactttcactacgggggcccgggttcgatccccagtcacggaactaagatcccacaagctgcgaggccaagagaaaaaagaaagattaaggaagaaggaaatggTGAAGGCAGCAGTGCTAGCCTCTTGGGTATCTTTGAGGATTGTCACGCGTTGTCACGATGCATGCGtccctgaatgagccagagccgtTTATATCATAaccactcccctccccgccccattcCGGGGTCAGGAGGCCCAGCCTGAGTTGGAACAGGTGCCACTCAGGGCCCATCTGGTGACAGGCAGTGCTGTTCATTAGCACAGGCCTAGCTAGTCCCTCAAGACCCCCTCCTTTCTTGCACACGTGGGGCCCCGCCGGGATCTCTCCCAGGCCCTGCAGACTGGAGGCCTGGAGGCCTCGTGCGTGATGGGAACTGGAAGCGTGGCTGGGGCCCGGCAGCACGTGGTAGGCAGTGAGTGCAGCCCCCAGAGGGCgtggctccccccccccccaccgctgtTCCACACAGGTGGGCTCTCGGACCTTGGACTTGGGCAGGAGCCCTTGGAGGGGGCAAGTCCATGCCTGGTGCTGTGATGGCCCggcatgggggagggggctgtgtCTGCACGAGGCGGCTCTCTCTCCTCCAGGAGGGCGACATCCTGGTGGGTGCAGACAGGTTCTATATCCAGCCGTTGAGGAGGCGGCACCGGGAACTGGTGCTACAGTTCCAGGTACAgctcctgggagagggagggcgGAGCTGCGTCAAGGACAGCTCTGCGGGAGGGCCCAGCTCCACCAGCCGCCTTCGTTAGCACGCGGCGGGGGAGTGCCCAGCTCACGGGGCGGGCCAGGAGGACATGTGGCCACCAGCCGTGGCCCCAGGACATCTGCTTGGTGGACAGGTAGACCTCCCGCCTCTGAACAGCCATTCACAGTTTACAAAGCGTGTTCACAGACGTGCACCTTGGAGCCTCGGGCGGGCCGAGGCCAGCGGTTCCTGAGAGTTCCCATGCTGCAGATGGGAACCCAGAGGCCCAAGGGTGGGAAGTGGCTGCCGCAGGCCTCCAGGAGGGCTCCAGGCCATGGGCAAGGTCGGGGCGGCTCTGCTGCTACCACGCCCGCTCATGCCTTCCCCGGGTTGCGCCCGCTGCCAGCGGGCCGTGGTCCTGGGCTTTGCTTGCCGTCTTGGGGTGGCCCCTACTCCATCGTGTGCCCAGCGTGGGGCTTTGGGGTGACCAGAAGGACATAAAAGCCACACGGTAGCTGTCTCCTGGCCTCGCGCTGTCCCGAATGCCCAGGTAGCAATGGGATGGAGCCTGAGGGGTGGAATGAAACATCTCCACCTGAGATGGCCATCCTCCCAAGACCCGGCCGCCTCTCTCCTGTAAGCTGGCCGAGCTGTCAGTTCTAACGGTCACAACGTGAGTGACATGCGAGAGCTCGGGACCTCTCACCCTCTGAGAGTGTTTCCTCCCGAGGAGCTGGGAGGACCAAGATGTCCCAAATGAGTTGGTGGGTGTCTAAGGGCGTGAAACCATGGGTGCTGAGAGGCCAGCTCCAGGAGGGCCAGGGCAGAACTGCTCACTCAACATAGAAAActagcttatggttaccaaagggggaggggggaaagataaattaggagtttgggattagcagatacaccctactgaatataaaatagataaccaatgaggtcctactgtacagcacgggAAACTCtactcaaggttttttttttttttttttttttttgcggtatgtgggcctctcactgttgcggcctctcccgctgcggagcacaggctccggaggcgcaggctcagcggccatggctcacgggcccagccgctccgcgacacgtgggatcttcccagacagggacacgatcccgcgtcccctgcatcggcaggcggactctcaaccaccgcgccaccagggaagccccatatactCAAGGTTTTGTAAtaaccttggacttccctggcagtgcagtggttaagactccgagctcccaatgcacggAGTGCGGGTTCAACCTCCGGGCGGGGAACTAgaatcctgcaagctgtgcagcgtggtggaaaaaagaaaaaaaagattttgtaataacctataagggaaaagaatctgaaaaagaacagacgtatatgtatacgtatagctgaatcactttgctgtacacctgaaactaatacaacattgtaaatcagctacgcctcaatgaatatataaacaaataaataaaccaaatgcTTGGCCAATtagtggttaaaaaacaaaacggaGGAACCACTCCCTCAGTCTCCCCGTGCTGGGAGACAAGGCCCTCTCTGGCTCCCCACGTTCCAAAGCGAGGTCGGGCCCATCCGCTCCCTCATCCCCACAGTAAGCCCCGCATCTCCAAGCCCAGGAGCGCAAGGTGATGGAGGGGCGTGGCCGCGGGGGCTGCGAGGTCAAAGCCACATCTCATCTGCTCTCTAGGACCCTGGCTCTcggccctgccccccgccccgccaggcCATCCTCCCGCCCCTCGCCTGCGGAGACGGGCTGCCAGGAGCCTCCTGCACCTGGAGCTGCTGGTGGCCGTGGGCCCCGACGTCCACGAGGCTCACCGGGAGGACACGGAGCGCTACGTGCTCACCAACCTCAACATGGTGAGTGCTCACGTGGGCAGCGGGCCCTGTGGGCGGCGCTGACCCAGGCGAGGCTCCGGAGTCCGGTGGGGCGGTGGCTATCCACAACCAGGCCCGTCCTCGGGAGCCTCTGGACGCAGCGCCCTGCACCCGGGGCTCGTGCAGAGCGTCAGTGACCTGTCTCGTCTGGGGGGCTGAGCTCAGTATGAACGTGAGGCTGGGGTCACACGTGGGGCTcagggccctggggtggggagaggcgtGATCTGTTCTTTCTCCCTTACGCCACTGGGGAGTGCAGCCCCCAGCCTCTTGCTACTTGGGTACCTTCGCCCGGGGACCCTCAACCCTGGCCTCCTCCCCAACGTTCCTTTGAACCGTGGGCATGTCGGCCAGTACTGCCCCAGCAGCCAGCCTGGCCGCCCCACACCAGGCTCTCCCAGCGGCCTTCTTGTGCGTACCCCCATGTCCGCAGACCTGCCCTTCGCTTGGCTTCTAGGGGTAATGGTAGGGCAGGAAGCACAGCTCCCACCAACCATTACCTCGGAGAAAAAGAGGCAGCACAGAAACAGATGACTGCAACACCTGATGACACATTCAGTCTGACGGGCTGTGCCCAACCACGGGCGCATTCACAtgtgaaacacacacaaacacacgtgtCCTAGGCGGCCAGGTGAGTTTCCATAACGTCAGGAGATTAATACCACCGCCGGCAACGGCAGGGCCGGCATTGCCCCCCCGGTAAGTTGGCCCCAGAGGGCAAGCAGCCATCCTAGAACGTGGGGTCCTTAGTACCATCTCGTCCCCGGCCTCAGGAATACCCAGCTGTTCTGGACGGAAGGAAAAGATCCCCCAATCTCAGAGCCCCAGGCCCCCCGACACCTCTCCTTTGCCATGTGTTCTCTGGGCCTCGCACCCTGGAGGGTGTCTGGGTCCCAGAGGCCACACCCATGCAGCCCTGACCCCTGGAAAAGCTGGCTCAAGTCCAGGACAAGGCTGCTTGGGTTTCCACCTGCTGACTCCAGAGGTGGAAAATATTCCCTCTAGGTCACTTGAAAGCTACTGTTTCCAAGCTGTGGGGGTCCCCCCACCTCAAATAGGCTGAAATTTGGTAATCGAACCACACCCCCTGTGGTCATTCAGCATGTTTCCTGAGGGCCGAGGATGGTCAGGTGGTAGATTGCAGACTGGCTTCTGCCCAGATGGTGCCAGCCGCGGTAATGGCCAGTGGCGTGACTGGGCGCCCACCTCACGCCAGCTGCACTGTTCCTAAGTCAGCCAACAACCATGGAAGCCTTTCTCTCCAtttcatggatgaggaaactggggccctGAGGTTAGTAAACAGGATCCTGAGCATACAGGTAGGAAGGGGCAGAGCCTGGGTTCAGACTCAGGTCAGCTGAGGCCGGTGGCGCCACGTCCTCTCTCCTGGGTGCCGTGTCTCATTTAGAGGACAGGCTGGTGCAAAGCAACCGCAGTGCAAGTCGACCACAATCAGCATCTTGGCAGACGCGCTGGGAGAGCAGGGAGCCTGCTGGGGGGAGCCTTCTCATTGGGGTGCCCAGGAAAGGGCTCACGGAGGGGGAGGAGGCCCTCGGGCTGCCTTGTGGAGATGAGCAGGGTAAACGAGCAGAGGTGAGAGAGGTGTTTCAGGCAGGTGGACAGAGATGAGAAAGGACAAGGTAAATCCAGTCCGAGAGAAGCAGTGTTTGAAAGGAACGTTCTAGACTAATGGCAGTTACTCGCAtcccattgttttggggtttctcTGTGTTGGCTGACCTTCCTTCTGACTATCTCCATGGCTGGCTCCCAGGCCCAGGGACTAGCATTTCGGGTGCCCTCCCTAC harbors:
- the REXO4 gene encoding LOW QUALITY PROTEIN: RNA exonuclease 4 (The sequence of the model RefSeq protein was modified relative to this genomic sequence to represent the inferred CDS: inserted 1 base in 1 codon) — its product is MGRARTPGRETAAWGPCASPLHPPLPGPAVQRPLAAACPVLRRPGVGVTPTAXPPSSLPALTFLGPRPAFGEIPGLPQPDPGPLTADAARRGGSPFPWGPKNPTLFPAARNQRRRPGFQPVGERRALPEIGAHVRRPALGGFRGRARCCPRGRRIVVRRDLCSAGRAPLRGRGTAVDGRGGRDGAGMAKARVLAPERAPGDPAPEPGLVKKPNRKKNRKKRFWKNKAREAGRKPRNGPGVVVVRPPKAPEDFSQNWKALQEELLKQKSQAQEEALVLTQTDSKKQPQSVQQNRKVISDKAKRDEMGTENTDPKATGGSVPSGYLMNRKIRAQRNEKASKKRTNDDISPKQGEVKHKKWKAKEVTATLPPAPPTEEDIWFDDVDPADIEAAIGPEAARIARKRLGQSESGSTLVKERAFGGLTKALAVDCEMVGVGPKGEESIVARVSLVNQYGKCVYDKYVKPSQPVTDYRPAVSGVRPDDLAQGEEFEVVQKEVADLLKGRILVGHALHNDLKALFLGHPKKKIRDTQKYKPFQSRVKSGRPSLKLLAERILGVRVQQAEHCSIQDAQAAMRLYVLVKKEWESIARDRRPPASSAPGADA